The nucleotide window CGACTGGAAAAGACCTTCCCGTTACCCCCGTAATACTCTTTCCCGGAATGCGTGTAGAGAACAATGCTAGGCCCGGTGAAGAGAGCGTAGTCACGCTCAACCCCGAAGACCTCCCCGCCTTCATCCGGCAGAGATCCGCAACTCTCACGCCGGAGGACATGGACAACGTAGAGCGCCTTCTCACAGGCTATAGAATGTTAAACTAAGACCACTGCAAGCCGCTTCCCCCAACCCGCTCATCCTGAGTCCAACCGAAGGACGTCATTGCGAGCATTCGAAGAATGCGCGGCAATCTTGTCTTTCCTTTCCCGACATTCACAAACGATTTCGAGCGTGTGAGGAATCGGGTCCGTTAGTAAATTGCTCAAAAATGACTATTCCACAACCATAACTGCCACAACCTAAAACTTTCAGAATCTCGTCTTTTGCCCTTTCTCTTTCCCGACATTACAGAAATTGCGTCAAAAAAATAAATTACGGAGTCGTAAAAATATTTTGGGGCTGCGGAAGAATTAAAATATTTTAGATGTAGTAATTTATTTTTAGCTATTTCTGTTAAGTCGGTGATTTTTGCTTCTTTTCATCCAGGGAAAGAAGAAGTTATTAATGTTATAATTGCGGAACCCTTCAATAAACTCAGGATGAACCTCGTGAGAAATCCAATCTTTGCCTTTTTATTCCGCCTTTTTTAAAGGGAATAATTTCCATCCCCTCTCATGTTATACTTCCTCCCCATGTCCAAATTACTCCTCATAACGGCTGTAGTATTCTCGATATCACAGCTAGGGGCGGCGGATACAGAGCCGCCCGGCAGCGAAACTCTCTCCCGCGCGGTACAAGAGATAGAGTCGCTCGACGCCATGCGCTCGGGGCTTGCGGGCACTTTCGGAGAAAAGGGCGTATCCGCCGACCGGGAGACATTCGCACAGGTATGCAAACCCGTCGGCATGAACGCCGGGCGTATAGCGCAAGAAAACGGCTGGACTGTCGTTCAAATGGCGGAGAAATACCGGAATCCCGCGCACAAGCTCGACATTGAGGGCCGGGAGGTCTTCGGGATATTTCAGGAGGACAAAAGCGTCATGGGCATCTGGACCTACTCCGAAATGAACGGAAAGCCGGGAGTGAGGTACTTCCGCAGAATCACCGTCGAGCCCGCCTGCCTCATCTGTCACGGAGAGAAGGACAGCCGCCCCGAATTCGTCAAAGAGAAATATCCTGAGGATAAAGCCTACGGTTTTGAGGCCGGGGACCTGCGCGGAATCTACTCGGTATTCATCCCGTCGCCGGACGGTGATTAACTGCACTCACCCGCCGTTTAGGACCCGAGCCTTAAGCCTGAGAACCGCTTACCGC belongs to Deltaproteobacteria bacterium and includes:
- a CDS encoding DUF3365 domain-containing protein; protein product: MSKLLLITAVVFSISQLGAADTEPPGSETLSRAVQEIESLDAMRSGLAGTFGEKGVSADRETFAQVCKPVGMNAGRIAQENGWTVVQMAEKYRNPAHKLDIEGREVFGIFQEDKSVMGIWTYSEMNGKPGVRYFRRITVEPACLICHGEKDSRPEFVKEKYPEDKAYGFEAGDLRGIYSVFIPSPDGD